One Leptospira wolbachii serovar Codice str. CDC genomic region harbors:
- a CDS encoding sensor histidine kinase, protein MGLPDSEILHLVTAISRELVCLHESDGTYIYVSPNSEKIIGYNAEELVGKNPYDYFHPDERRLIQERSHQPLLRGDENIHTTFRFLHKNGNYIWLQSDNRLTIHPTTGKKYLHTSSRDISEKIDTEANLALSERRFNTLFHDSPIGLVLTGKNGYIDEANDAFANFLGYKSFEIIGKHFSEISAGEELEENLKYRDEVQKGIIDNYSIEKQYIHKSGKKVWAYITVTVLRDDTGHPIHYLAQIIDINERKKSETLLLENNDRLRAITNSLLTQNKQLQAYNQIISHHLRAPVSNLRSLLDLMKETNNLEEIRELENHLEDVTETLETVLSELITTLRIQNPDTYKPEPVHISQSFSNVIQLMEGELKNKQVEIQSDFSGAETVYFSKEFLETIFLHLLSNSIRYSHPDRKLRISVESFQIGSQTAISFSDNGTGIDLERYGDQIFQLRKTFHRHISGKGLGLFLIKYKMESVGGRIEVRSKPGEGATFLMYFPDGRDTL, encoded by the coding sequence GTGGGACTTCCCGATTCTGAGATACTTCACTTAGTAACGGCCATTAGCCGAGAGTTGGTTTGTTTGCACGAATCAGACGGAACCTACATTTATGTTAGCCCCAACTCGGAAAAAATCATAGGATATAATGCAGAGGAACTAGTTGGAAAAAATCCTTACGATTATTTTCACCCAGACGAAAGAAGACTCATCCAAGAAAGATCACACCAACCTCTCCTTCGTGGAGATGAGAACATCCATACAACATTTCGTTTTTTACATAAAAACGGGAATTATATATGGCTACAGTCTGACAATCGTTTAACGATACATCCAACTACGGGGAAAAAATATTTACATACATCTTCTAGAGATATCTCAGAAAAAATAGATACCGAGGCAAATTTAGCACTTTCAGAACGAAGGTTCAATACATTATTTCACGATTCCCCGATTGGACTTGTACTCACAGGAAAAAACGGATATATTGATGAAGCAAATGATGCCTTTGCTAATTTTTTAGGTTATAAAAGTTTTGAGATCATTGGAAAACATTTTTCTGAAATCAGTGCCGGTGAAGAACTAGAAGAAAATTTAAAGTATAGAGATGAAGTTCAAAAAGGAATCATCGATAACTATTCCATTGAAAAACAATACATTCACAAATCAGGAAAAAAAGTTTGGGCCTATATCACAGTTACTGTACTTCGTGACGACACAGGCCATCCCATCCATTATCTTGCGCAAATCATCGATATCAATGAGAGAAAAAAATCAGAAACCCTCCTTCTAGAAAACAATGATCGTTTGAGGGCTATTACAAATTCGCTTTTAACACAAAACAAACAGCTACAAGCCTACAATCAAATCATCTCTCACCACCTGCGGGCGCCCGTAAGCAATTTAAGAAGTCTTCTCGATTTAATGAAAGAGACAAACAATCTCGAAGAAATTAGAGAATTGGAAAACCATTTAGAAGATGTCACTGAAACCTTAGAGACTGTCCTCTCAGAACTGATCACCACATTGAGGATTCAAAACCCAGACACTTACAAACCAGAACCAGTCCACATCAGCCAATCTTTTTCCAATGTGATCCAACTGATGGAAGGAGAATTAAAAAACAAACAGGTCGAAATCCAATCCGATTTTTCGGGGGCAGAAACGGTTTATTTCTCCAAAGAGTTTCTAGAAACAATTTTCCTACATTTACTCAGCAATTCCATCCGGTATTCCCACCCAGACAGAAAACTACGCATTTCCGTGGAATCCTTTCAAATTGGATCCCAAACTGCCATTTCTTTTTCGGACAATGGTACCGGAATCGATTTGGAGCGATATGGTGATCAAATTTTTCAGCTTAGAAAGACTTTTCATCGTCATATCAGTGGTAAGGGACTCGGGTTGTTTTTGATTAAATACAAAATGGAATCTGTAGGCGGAAGGATTGAAGTGCGTTCCAAACCAGGGGAAGGGGCTACTTTCCTTATGTACTTTCCCGATGGGAGAGATACCCTATGA
- the metK gene encoding methionine adenosyltransferase — MSSLKNYIFTSESVSEGHPDKVCDQISDAILDAYLAQDPKSRVACETLVTTNLVVIAGEITSKGKVDTQEVARDVIRKIGYNDINMYFDADFAVVASHVHAQSPDIAQGVNEGEGLHTEQGAGDQGLMFGFAIAETPELMPAPLYYSHKLLEHLSELRHTNKIEWLRPDAKSQVTIQYEDGKPKKVDTVVISTQHKPGVTHKQIEEAVIEECIKKMIPKELLVNTRYFINPTGKFEIGGPHGDTGLTGRKIIVDTYGGMGRHGGGAFSGKDPSKVDRSAAYIGRYIAKNVVAAGLAHKCEVQLAYAIGVAEPVSVLVDTFGTGTISDEEIAKRVLANFKLTPKGIVDGLDLLGKGRKYQETAAYGHFGRTGSTFTWEKTDKAEALKKG; from the coding sequence ATGTCCTCTCTTAAAAACTATATCTTCACTTCCGAGTCCGTATCTGAAGGACACCCAGACAAAGTCTGCGACCAAATCTCTGATGCCATTCTCGATGCGTATTTAGCTCAAGATCCAAAATCTCGTGTGGCTTGTGAAACTCTCGTCACTACAAACTTAGTTGTGATCGCTGGTGAAATTACCAGTAAAGGAAAAGTAGACACACAAGAAGTCGCACGTGATGTGATCCGAAAAATCGGTTATAACGATATCAATATGTACTTCGATGCTGATTTTGCTGTGGTTGCTTCCCATGTTCATGCACAGTCACCTGACATTGCTCAAGGGGTAAATGAAGGAGAAGGACTTCATACAGAACAAGGGGCAGGAGACCAAGGTCTTATGTTTGGTTTTGCAATTGCAGAAACGCCAGAACTTATGCCAGCTCCTCTTTACTATTCGCACAAACTTTTAGAACATTTATCTGAACTTCGCCATACAAACAAAATCGAATGGCTACGCCCAGATGCTAAATCACAAGTGACCATCCAATACGAAGATGGAAAACCTAAGAAAGTCGATACAGTGGTGATCTCCACTCAACACAAACCAGGTGTGACTCACAAACAAATCGAAGAAGCAGTGATCGAAGAATGTATCAAAAAAATGATACCAAAAGAGCTTCTTGTGAACACTCGTTATTTTATCAACCCTACAGGTAAATTTGAGATTGGTGGACCACATGGTGACACAGGTCTTACAGGTCGTAAGATTATCGTAGATACTTACGGTGGAATGGGTCGTCATGGTGGTGGTGCTTTCTCTGGAAAGGATCCATCTAAAGTGGATCGTTCTGCTGCGTATATCGGTCGTTATATTGCGAAAAACGTTGTGGCAGCTGGTCTTGCTCACAAATGCGAAGTGCAACTTGCTTATGCCATTGGTGTGGCAGAACCAGTTTCTGTTCTTGTGGATACATTCGGAACAGGAACAATTTCCGATGAAGAAATTGCAAAACGAGTTTTAGCAAACTTCAAACTCACTCCTAAAGGTATCGTTGATGGTTTGGATCTTCTTGGAAAAGGAAGAAAATACCAAGAAACAGCGGCTTATGGTCACTTTGGTAGAACAGGTAGTACATTTACTTGGGAAAAAACTGATAAAGCAGAAGCTTTAAAAAAAGGATAA
- a CDS encoding MBOAT family O-acyltransferase gives MIFSDFEYFVFFLFVFFTVWYVFPAIFSNQSQETRILHVFLLISSYFFYMSWDYRFGALILLSTAIDYFVGLKLSSETREKVRYYLLLFSLITNLVFILGFFKYYNFLVTSINTVTNPMFGADALPVLKIILPAGISFFTFQSLSYTIDVYRREIPAEKDFIRFALFVSFFPQLVAGPIVTARTFMPQLYVPKKLEDIEFRVAIRFFMLGYFKKAILSDMVAPTIDTIYADPAGHHAYALLIAAALGGIQVYLDFSGYSDMAIGSAMLLGYKLPTNFNLPFIATSVSGFWRRWHMTLNSWLRDYIYIPMGGSRVTSVRRKFNLWFTMFVSGVWHGAQWTFVFWGSLNGVFYVLEEVWKEWFPDKKDNAKAKHWYKVPLWLFQNILNSSIFFLGAVFFRSLTWENAWIHIRGIFTFQMGQIRPYMWKDFLWILFFLYLGHAIGYLIFEKGKGKKIPASLEFALYPVLFLVLNLATPENSVPFIYFQF, from the coding sequence TTGATCTTTTCTGATTTTGAATATTTTGTCTTCTTTCTCTTCGTTTTTTTTACGGTTTGGTACGTATTCCCCGCCATTTTTTCGAACCAATCTCAAGAAACACGAATCTTACACGTATTCCTACTCATTAGTAGTTATTTCTTTTACATGTCTTGGGACTACCGATTCGGTGCGCTCATTTTGCTTTCTACTGCCATTGACTATTTTGTAGGACTCAAACTTAGCTCAGAGACTAGGGAAAAAGTAAGATACTACCTCTTACTTTTTAGTTTGATTACGAACCTGGTTTTTATTTTAGGCTTTTTTAAATACTATAATTTTCTTGTGACCTCTATCAACACTGTCACCAATCCAATGTTTGGTGCAGATGCACTTCCTGTTCTTAAAATCATTCTTCCTGCGGGAATTTCCTTTTTTACCTTCCAATCTTTATCTTATACGATTGATGTATATCGCAGGGAAATCCCGGCTGAAAAAGATTTCATTCGTTTTGCTCTGTTTGTAAGTTTTTTCCCGCAATTGGTAGCAGGCCCGATTGTGACGGCAAGGACCTTTATGCCACAATTGTACGTTCCGAAGAAATTGGAAGATATTGAGTTTCGGGTTGCGATTCGATTCTTTATGTTAGGTTATTTTAAAAAAGCAATCCTATCTGATATGGTGGCTCCTACCATTGATACCATTTATGCAGATCCTGCTGGACATCACGCCTACGCCTTGTTAATTGCAGCTGCCTTGGGTGGAATCCAGGTTTATTTAGACTTTAGCGGATATTCGGATATGGCGATTGGAAGTGCCATGTTACTTGGTTACAAACTTCCCACTAATTTCAATTTGCCTTTCATTGCCACTTCCGTTTCTGGTTTTTGGCGCCGGTGGCACATGACCTTAAATTCTTGGTTACGCGATTATATTTATATTCCTATGGGGGGAAGTCGGGTAACATCAGTAAGACGAAAGTTTAATCTTTGGTTTACTATGTTTGTGAGTGGAGTTTGGCACGGAGCTCAATGGACTTTTGTGTTTTGGGGATCCCTCAATGGTGTTTTTTATGTTTTGGAAGAGGTTTGGAAGGAGTGGTTTCCTGACAAAAAGGACAATGCAAAGGCAAAACATTGGTATAAAGTTCCTCTTTGGCTCTTTCAGAATATTCTGAATAGCTCCATTTTCTTTTTAGGTGCAGTTTTTTTCCGTTCCCTTACTTGGGAAAATGCCTGGATCCACATTCGGGGAATTTTTACTTTTCAGATGGGACAAATCCGGCCTTATATGTGGAAGGACTTCCTTTGGATCCTATTCTTCTTGTATTTGGGCCATGCCATCGGTTATTTGATCTTTGAAAAGGGAAAAGGCAAAAAAATCCCGGCTAGTTTGGAGTTTGCCCTCTATCCGGTTCTCTTTCTTGTCTTAAATTTGGCTACACCAGAAAATTCTGTTCCGTTCATTTACTTTCAGTTCTAA
- a CDS encoding DUF3332 family protein, with product MKKILKTSLVGILSFGLLSNCFGKFGAVKAVYSFNGNIQIGSGKLAGFFRSLLMIFPLYIAYGFGSFLDIFIFNLIEFWTDKNPIAMAEYDFDGKLVKEYNQDGQSITLTYTEWGKVLKMEAPGQKGMEAVYFLKDRPEKAFRLVNGKYVEIIQTSGPILPPLSVKHI from the coding sequence ATGAAAAAAATATTAAAAACATCTCTCGTGGGAATTTTGTCCTTTGGCTTACTTTCCAATTGTTTTGGAAAATTTGGTGCTGTCAAAGCAGTTTACTCCTTTAACGGAAATATCCAAATTGGTTCTGGCAAACTTGCAGGTTTCTTTCGTTCCCTTTTAATGATCTTCCCACTATACATTGCTTATGGATTTGGAAGTTTTTTAGATATCTTTATTTTCAACCTAATTGAGTTCTGGACTGACAAAAACCCAATTGCTATGGCTGAGTATGACTTTGATGGAAAACTCGTAAAAGAATACAACCAAGATGGTCAATCCATCACTCTTACTTACACAGAGTGGGGTAAGGTTCTAAAAATGGAAGCACCAGGCCAAAAAGGAATGGAAGCTGTTTATTTCTTAAAAGATCGCCCAGAAAAAGCATTCCGTTTGGTGAATGGAAAGTATGTGGAAATCATCCAAACTAGCGGACCAATCCTCCCTCCGCTTTCCGTAAAACACATCTAA
- a CDS encoding response regulator, giving the protein MTTPKICVIDDDKIYQFTTKKIISNAGIKGEVLVFSDAENALEFFHQEFQNKELLPDIIFLDINMPFMDGWQFLDAFGKIFPKFPKAIEVFLVSSSVDEADTDRAAKIPIISGYIFKPFTKEKLLESLARLQS; this is encoded by the coding sequence ATGACGACTCCCAAGATTTGTGTCATCGATGATGATAAAATTTACCAGTTCACTACCAAAAAAATCATCTCCAATGCGGGAATCAAAGGGGAAGTTCTCGTTTTTTCCGATGCGGAAAATGCGCTCGAGTTCTTTCATCAGGAATTTCAAAACAAAGAACTACTTCCCGATATCATCTTTTTAGATATCAATATGCCCTTTATGGATGGATGGCAATTTTTAGATGCCTTTGGAAAGATCTTTCCAAAGTTTCCCAAAGCAATTGAAGTATTCCTTGTTAGTTCTTCTGTCGACGAGGCTGATACTGATCGGGCTGCAAAAATTCCAATCATCTCTGGATATATTTTCAAACCCTTTACAAAAGAAAAACTTTTGGAATCTCTAGCTCGCCTCCAATCTTAG
- a CDS encoding Rossmann-fold NAD(P)-binding domain-containing protein, with protein MKILLLGGTGLIGKQVLLSLVFYPQIKKVIVWARNSPSSSNPNVPIEVVQVRFEDFKVGKVSIPEGIDAVFCCLGTTINKAGSQEKFKEIDYEYPLLAAKQAKEKKIPGFYIITAMGSDPNSSIFYNRVKGEIETELRKLQFPFLGIFRPSLLIGEREEVRVGEKVGEFLGHLIPFGLLGLKKYKPIPGEYVAKSMIYSLLHDKPEPGVAPIVKIYENDVLWEIGKDHSF; from the coding sequence ATGAAAATACTACTCCTTGGTGGAACTGGTCTTATCGGTAAACAAGTGTTACTCTCTCTAGTTTTTTACCCTCAAATTAAAAAGGTAATTGTTTGGGCGAGAAACTCACCCTCTAGTTCCAATCCCAATGTCCCCATTGAAGTGGTACAAGTTCGTTTTGAGGATTTTAAAGTGGGAAAAGTTTCCATTCCCGAAGGGATCGATGCTGTATTTTGTTGTTTGGGTACAACCATTAATAAAGCGGGAAGCCAAGAGAAGTTTAAAGAAATTGATTACGAATATCCATTGCTGGCAGCAAAACAAGCGAAAGAAAAAAAGATCCCAGGATTTTATATCATTACAGCTATGGGATCAGATCCGAACTCTTCGATATTTTATAACCGAGTGAAAGGCGAAATTGAAACGGAACTACGTAAGTTACAATTTCCCTTTTTAGGAATCTTTCGGCCTTCTTTACTTATCGGAGAAAGAGAAGAGGTGCGAGTGGGAGAGAAAGTGGGAGAATTTCTTGGCCATCTCATTCCTTTTGGTCTTCTGGGGCTCAAAAAATACAAACCCATTCCCGGTGAGTATGTTGCGAAATCCATGATTTATTCTTTGTTACACGACAAACCTGAGCCGGGTGTGGCACCTATAGTGAAAATTTATGAAAACGATGTCCTTTGGGAGATCGGTAAGGACCATTCTTTTTGA
- a CDS encoding adenylate/guanylate cyclase domain-containing protein gives MKKLFLIFMLFHLGCLSEERNVKAEIKKGYLDLSQHSFTDQPFVALNGEWKFFWNTAPSQIQETNSDLLLDIPKHWNGYKMDYGSLGGYGHASFRIKLKLAENLNETMALTVLEQDTSYAIYVNGKYLGGSGKPGSNPNEYTPQVKSTVVVLPQTSEITIDLYVANYVHRKGGIWNDIVLSTYTKAESRLTKRKINETMLSSILTFVGFFFFVMYFYNRDGKHTIGIFLFSLAVLLRTISTGERILLEFADLPYWFLLRLEYLSWYWSAPLLYHYFYTIFPEDFSKRMGTFFYVLSSILTIGLLLPPVYFTETASIYPIAFVANGIIIFIYLYRAYQKKRMESKPLLFGMLLVLVAATNDVLHAESYIHTTYIAPASVVIFVFLQVITFGRIVRQTMTKTLEFAQEQKQLSNSFSRFVPTEFLYHLGKSDIRYVDLGDQVQKRMTILFADIRSFTEFSETLTPKENFDFLNSYLQRVGPIIRHNNGFIDKFIGDAVMALFPYDINDAVKAAVEMQDAIRIYNGHRANCGYIPVEVGIGIHTGNLTLGILGEHKRMEGTVISDAVNLASRIEGITKLFSARIVISADTFIEASEGLGYHYRLLDRVAIKGKTESVFVVEVLDGYEPEKASRLISIKDDYTLALDAFRRDDFEEAMDGFSKLLDKNPDDSVSRLFLDRCREAKERSKMEYGS, from the coding sequence ATGAAAAAACTCTTTCTTATCTTTATGTTATTCCATCTCGGTTGTCTCTCTGAGGAAAGGAATGTAAAAGCAGAAATAAAGAAAGGGTATTTAGATCTCAGCCAACATTCTTTTACAGACCAACCGTTTGTAGCACTGAATGGGGAATGGAAATTTTTTTGGAATACAGCTCCTTCCCAAATACAAGAAACCAATTCTGATTTGTTACTAGACATTCCCAAACATTGGAATGGGTACAAAATGGATTACGGTTCTCTTGGTGGTTATGGTCATGCGAGTTTCCGAATCAAATTGAAACTTGCTGAAAATCTTAACGAAACTATGGCGCTCACAGTATTAGAACAGGATACTTCGTACGCTATTTATGTTAACGGAAAATATTTAGGCGGATCAGGAAAACCAGGGTCCAATCCAAATGAATACACTCCACAAGTAAAATCCACAGTTGTGGTTTTACCACAGACATCTGAGATCACTATTGATCTCTATGTTGCCAATTACGTACATAGGAAGGGTGGAATTTGGAATGACATTGTTCTTTCTACTTATACCAAAGCAGAAAGTCGACTCACCAAACGAAAGATCAACGAAACCATGTTGTCCTCGATCCTTACCTTTGTTGGATTTTTCTTTTTTGTAATGTATTTTTACAATCGTGATGGTAAACATACAATTGGAATCTTTTTATTTTCCTTAGCAGTATTACTTAGAACCATTTCCACGGGAGAACGCATTTTATTAGAGTTTGCCGATCTTCCCTATTGGTTTCTATTACGATTGGAATATCTTTCTTGGTATTGGTCGGCGCCACTTCTCTATCATTATTTTTATACCATTTTTCCCGAAGACTTCTCTAAACGAATGGGAACTTTCTTTTATGTTCTTTCATCGATCTTAACGATTGGATTATTATTACCGCCAGTTTATTTTACAGAGACGGCGTCTATTTACCCTATTGCTTTTGTTGCCAATGGAATTATTATATTTATTTATTTGTATCGTGCTTACCAAAAGAAACGTATGGAGTCCAAACCTCTATTGTTTGGAATGCTTTTAGTTCTTGTTGCTGCCACAAATGATGTCTTACATGCAGAATCATACATCCACACAACCTACATCGCTCCAGCAAGTGTAGTTATCTTTGTTTTTTTACAAGTCATTACCTTTGGGCGGATTGTTCGCCAAACCATGACAAAAACTTTGGAATTTGCACAGGAACAAAAGCAACTCAGCAATTCCTTTAGTCGTTTTGTTCCTACAGAATTTTTATACCATTTAGGCAAATCTGATATTCGATATGTGGACTTAGGAGACCAGGTTCAGAAAAGAATGACAATACTCTTTGCTGACATCAGGTCTTTTACCGAATTTTCAGAGACACTCACTCCTAAAGAAAACTTCGATTTTTTAAACAGTTACTTACAACGAGTAGGACCTATCATTCGACACAATAATGGATTTATAGATAAATTCATTGGCGATGCTGTAATGGCACTATTTCCTTACGATATCAATGATGCAGTCAAAGCGGCCGTTGAAATGCAAGACGCCATTCGTATTTATAATGGCCATAGAGCTAACTGTGGATATATCCCTGTCGAGGTAGGAATCGGGATCCATACAGGAAATCTCACCTTGGGTATATTAGGTGAACATAAACGAATGGAAGGAACTGTTATATCTGATGCTGTCAACTTAGCATCTCGTATTGAAGGGATTACCAAACTCTTTTCTGCACGAATTGTCATCAGTGCCGATACGTTCATTGAGGCGTCCGAAGGATTAGGATACCACTACCGGCTTCTCGACCGAGTGGCAATCAAAGGGAAAACAGAATCGGTGTTTGTTGTGGAAGTTTTGGATGGATACGAACCAGAAAAAGCATCCAGACTCATTTCCATTAAAGACGATTACACTTTAGCATTGGATGCATTTCGACGAGACGATTTTGAAGAAGCTATGGATGGATTTTCAAAACTATTAGATAAAAACCCCGATGATTCCGTATCGAGGTTGTTTTTAGATCGTTGTAGAGAAGCAAAAGAAAGATCAAAAATGGAATATGGCAGTTAG
- a CDS encoding PilZ domain-containing protein yields MYLVAMESERRLPRISPGDFSGFEVQLDLEGITLFGKLGNISEEGLCFLGEDDLLSDEIESQVLGSIVWSKGTKRMFFEGTIIWTQTSKIKNVIYYIAGIQFQERLNLTDSMLARSLEIK; encoded by the coding sequence TTGTACCTTGTTGCTATGGAAAGTGAGCGAAGGCTTCCAAGAATATCTCCAGGTGACTTTTCTGGATTTGAGGTCCAATTGGATTTGGAAGGGATCACTTTGTTCGGAAAGTTAGGGAATATTTCGGAAGAGGGCCTTTGTTTTTTGGGTGAGGATGACTTACTCAGCGATGAAATTGAGTCCCAAGTTTTGGGTAGTATTGTTTGGTCAAAAGGCACCAAACGGATGTTCTTTGAAGGTACAATTATCTGGACCCAAACTTCCAAAATCAAAAACGTAATTTATTATATTGCAGGAATCCAATTTCAAGAAAGGCTCAATCTTACGGATTCCATGCTCGCACGTAGTTTGGAGATTAAATGA
- a CDS encoding single-stranded DNA-binding protein, which produces MKNLSYVILDGNLTADPEERTIAGGKSLANFTVAVNHTSNNQEGKDKEDVSYFEVEAWEKLGENCVEYLKKGSKVTVMGNLKQNRWKSPEGENRSKIKVTASTVRFDSVRKKESKVA; this is translated from the coding sequence ATGAAAAATCTATCGTATGTCATTCTGGACGGAAATTTAACCGCCGACCCAGAAGAAAGAACCATTGCAGGCGGAAAGTCTTTAGCTAATTTCACAGTTGCCGTCAACCATACGTCCAACAACCAAGAAGGAAAAGACAAGGAAGATGTCTCTTACTTTGAAGTGGAGGCTTGGGAAAAACTAGGTGAGAATTGCGTGGAATACCTGAAAAAAGGGAGTAAAGTAACCGTAATGGGAAATCTGAAACAAAACCGATGGAAAAGTCCTGAAGGTGAAAACAGATCTAAAATTAAAGTCACTGCTTCCACTGTTCGGTTTGATAGCGTTCGAAAGAAAGAGTCAAAGGTTGCATAA
- the eat gene encoding ethanolamine permease translates to MKEEGKMHKVLHSVHLWGIAVGLVISGDYFGWNFGWSQASFWEFSFAVIWIATFYVLFALCFTELAASIPQSGGPSAYAKRALGDLFGLITGYLVLVEFLLAPPAIASALGGYIHFLFPVIPAFGAGIVMFCLLLLINLTGIKQTARFELLVTIVAVFGLLFYLAFLWPHVSFDRIPKFPEFRFMSWSSVFLSIPFAIWFFLAVEGVALAAEEVRNPARDIPIGYTAGIFTLLCLAGLIFVFTASVVDIKEIAELDYPLSYVLQKLYGSETIWPFVFTFIGLFGLVASLFGIILGNSRLIYAMAKEGYLPTYLSKLSHGSLVPQNAVLSGGVLGIFCMCFLDTAELITISALGACGMYILSLVSYFVLRKKEPEMPRPYKAPLYPLLPGVALILGIVACGSVCFSEPYLALGVLGFGIVLGIGYHLKQRKI, encoded by the coding sequence ATGAAAGAAGAGGGGAAAATGCATAAAGTTCTACATTCTGTGCATTTATGGGGCATCGCTGTGGGGCTTGTTATTTCTGGCGATTATTTTGGTTGGAACTTTGGTTGGTCTCAAGCAAGTTTTTGGGAATTCAGTTTCGCTGTTATATGGATTGCCACCTTTTATGTATTGTTTGCACTTTGTTTTACGGAACTTGCGGCCAGCATCCCTCAGTCCGGAGGTCCTTCTGCTTATGCCAAACGGGCCCTCGGTGATTTGTTTGGACTGATTACCGGGTATTTGGTTCTTGTGGAATTTTTACTCGCACCTCCTGCCATTGCTTCGGCCCTCGGCGGATACATTCATTTTTTATTTCCCGTTATACCAGCATTTGGTGCTGGAATTGTTATGTTTTGTTTATTGTTGTTAATTAATCTTACAGGAATTAAACAAACCGCACGTTTTGAACTTTTAGTTACCATAGTAGCTGTATTTGGGCTTTTGTTTTATCTAGCATTTCTTTGGCCTCATGTTTCTTTCGATCGCATTCCAAAATTTCCTGAATTCAGATTCATGTCCTGGAGTTCTGTTTTTCTTTCCATTCCCTTTGCGATTTGGTTTTTTTTGGCAGTGGAAGGGGTGGCGTTAGCTGCAGAAGAAGTTCGGAATCCGGCAAGGGACATACCTATTGGATACACAGCAGGTATTTTTACTTTACTCTGTTTGGCGGGCCTCATTTTTGTTTTTACTGCTTCTGTTGTCGATATTAAGGAAATTGCTGAACTAGATTATCCATTATCTTATGTATTACAAAAGTTATATGGTAGTGAAACCATCTGGCCTTTTGTATTTACTTTTATTGGTTTGTTCGGACTTGTTGCCTCTTTATTTGGAATCATTCTGGGGAACTCGCGATTGATTTATGCCATGGCAAAAGAAGGATATTTACCTACCTACCTTTCTAAACTGAGTCATGGTTCCTTGGTTCCGCAAAATGCGGTTCTTAGTGGCGGAGTTTTAGGTATTTTTTGTATGTGTTTTTTGGATACTGCGGAACTCATCACTATTTCCGCATTAGGTGCTTGTGGGATGTATATCTTAAGTTTAGTTTCTTATTTTGTTTTACGTAAAAAAGAACCAGAGATGCCGAGGCCCTACAAAGCTCCACTGTATCCTTTGTTACCCGGAGTTGCCCTTATTCTCGGAATTGTAGCTTGTGGTTCTGTTTGTTTTTCTGAACCATACTTGGCACTTGGAGTTTTAGGATTTGGTATTGTTTTGGGAATTGGTTATCACTTAAAACAAAGAAAAATCTAA
- a CDS encoding lysophospholipid acyltransferase family protein, with protein MIPDNKQKPYSKTKYIILSWVVHFIVRVWYLFVRNQKFIIPEESAKVIEKGSGYIIAVFHETTLSLYRHATQYLKRKKKADMVALVSQSKDGEIIHQTFARSNLRSVRGSSTRGGTGAFRNILKEMKQGAVPIFTVDGPKGPRREVKPGVIVTASLTGFPILYLHSCYDRAYTFKSWDRHFFPKFGARLFIQYGEPFFVPKGLSESQMDEYAKKLEIAMGKNAEILESYVRGLYPDNSIDVPPKL; from the coding sequence TTGATTCCAGATAACAAACAAAAACCTTATTCCAAAACCAAATACATTATCCTCAGTTGGGTGGTTCATTTCATTGTCCGAGTTTGGTACCTATTTGTTCGAAACCAAAAATTCATCATCCCCGAGGAAAGTGCCAAGGTCATTGAAAAAGGTTCAGGTTACATCATTGCTGTTTTTCATGAAACCACACTTTCTCTTTATAGGCATGCCACTCAGTATTTGAAACGAAAGAAAAAAGCAGATATGGTGGCACTTGTTTCCCAATCCAAAGATGGAGAGATCATCCACCAAACCTTTGCTCGCTCTAACCTTCGTTCGGTTCGCGGTTCTTCTACACGAGGGGGCACCGGCGCATTTCGCAATATCTTAAAAGAAATGAAACAAGGTGCGGTTCCTATTTTTACTGTCGATGGTCCCAAGGGCCCGAGACGGGAAGTGAAACCAGGAGTGATTGTGACTGCTTCTCTTACAGGATTTCCCATCCTGTATTTGCATTCTTGTTATGACAGGGCCTATACTTTCAAAAGTTGGGACAGGCATTTTTTTCCTAAGTTTGGAGCCCGACTTTTTATCCAATACGGGGAGCCGTTCTTTGTTCCGAAAGGCCTTTCGGAGAGCCAAATGGATGAATATGCCAAAAAATTGGAAATTGCCATGGGGAAAAATGCCGAAATCCTAGAATCCTATGTGCGTGGACTATACCCCGACAATTCTATTGACGTACCGCCTAAACTCTAA